From the genome of Vicia villosa cultivar HV-30 ecotype Madison, WI linkage group LG2, Vvil1.0, whole genome shotgun sequence, one region includes:
- the LOC131648935 gene encoding secreted RxLR effector protein 161-like, whose protein sequence is MVFIMYSMLCTRPNVLYALSAMIRYRSDPDDAHWVVVKNILKYMRRTDDSFLGYGGREELVVIGYIDASFQTDKDNFSSQSSYVFCLNGGIMSWKSSNQDTVADSTIEA, encoded by the coding sequence ATGGTATTTATCATGTATTCCATGTTATGTACTCGaccaaatgttttgtatgctttaaGTGCAATGATTAGGTACCGATCTGATCCCGATGATGCTCATTGGGTAGTTGTCAAGAATATCCTTAAGTACATGAGAAGGACTGATGACTCATTCTTGGGGTACGGAGGTCGGGAAGAGCTTGTTGTAATTGGATACATCGATGCTAGCTTCCAGACAGATAAGGATAATTTTAGCTCACAATCTAGTTATGTGTTCTGCTTAAACGGTGGCATTATGAGCTGGAAAAGTTCAAATCAAGATACAGTTGCTGATTCTACAATAGAGGCCTAG